TCGGCCCTTGCTGGTTACTCGGACGGTTACTCTCGGCGGGGTGGTCCGCTGAGCTTGGTCGTTCTGCCCTGAAACTTGATGCCCGCAACCATCGAATCAATTCGCGATGATCTTGAACGGTGCCGAACTGCCAAGCGGGCACCTAAAGTGTTTGGTGCCGAAGTACATGGCTTCAAGCTGAACCCCGTGGTTCGGAAATCGGTCATAGCCAACTTTGAATCAAAGCACGAAATCATACTTCCGGAAGATTATCGTCGCTTCATCACGGAGCTTGGAAACGGAGGTGCGGGACCGTATTACGGAGTATTCAAGTTTCATGAAATGGATGATTGTGATTCGTTCCAACGCTGGAAGGAAAACGATGGCTTCGTGGGAACGCTCAGCAAGCCGTTTCCGCATACAAGGGCATGGAATGATGTTCCGCCATTTCCCGAAGATCAGGATGATGAATCGCTTTACGATGCTGCAATGGAACGGTTTTACGAGAT
The DNA window shown above is from Tautonia rosea and carries:
- a CDS encoding SMI1/KNR4 family protein, with the translated sequence MPATIESIRDDLERCRTAKRAPKVFGAEVHGFKLNPVVRKSVIANFESKHEIILPEDYRRFITELGNGGAGPYYGVFKFHEMDDCDSFQRWKENDGFVGTLSKPFPHTRAWNDVPPFPEDQDDESLYDAAMERFYEIYWNTENVNGAIPICHQGCAYRNWLVVTGPEAGHIWEDLRTDQEGLKPTQLKRKKRVTFLEWYNDWLQQAVVKLPESKTGRTKR